TTAACAAGCCTACGAGTATATGGTGCTAATCGGGAGAGTAGAATTCTGATCACGAGCGCATCTGCACAACATATGACAAACAGGCTAGCATCGTATGAGTTAAAAAACAAGTCGTACCCCGGCATAACTGATATGTTTATGTTACGAAAATAGCTCGGCttgtatttttttcgttttgttgTCAACGTGTATGATGTTTAGTCCAAATATTAACGCAAGACGAAAGCTATGAAGAATTATGAGTTTCGGCTAATTTAAATAACGGTAAAATTAGCTTATTTAGGATATGCATTGAATAATACTGTAAAAGTACATTTAGGTACATGACGTCACACCCGAATACAGATGCATCTTTGCGGTGATCGAATATTCAAAAACAGAGAGAAATAAGAATTCAGCAGTTCGTGCTTTCCATTAATCAAAAAAAGTTAAGATAGCAAAAATTTCCTGTTTAATCAATCTTTCATTTCGAGCGTCACAGAAGCCATTTCTTTTATAATCTCTGATAGCCAAAAGTAGAAAGACAAATCGTCCGTTAAATAAGGCCGATGATGAAGTTCATCGACACGCCAGTAGTGGAGATTTTAATGTATGATTTCTCCTTTATTGGCTGAATAAACTCGTTTGATGTAGACGTGGATAGATGATCGCTAAAAAAATGAACGGGTAAATTCGCCGAACAAAACGTGTTCCCGTACCATGACTATGATTCTATTTAACTTTGGACATTCCAGAATTCTAGAATCATACCTCGATGCGTCATCGATTTTATTAAGATTCGCGGACCAAATTTCCAACTTTTAGGTGAGATGTGTGAATTTCCTGAATTTAATTACCAGTATCAAAGTGCCATCTgcgtttttcttttaattgtgAGAACAGAAAGACCTAACGGTGAATTAGTAATGCTTGATAAACTTTGTATTTCTCAAACCAATTATTAAACTAAATATACAATTAATTCTTACCTAAGCagagtataaattatatttaatgatTTAATGATTATTTGTGATAATAACCGACATGAAACAAAGTGCAAATGCatcagatattttaactgaaTGCATATACAATTTGCTAGACTTTTCTTGTTGCATATGAATATTGCATCACACTTGAAGTACCTATTTTGAATATGAAAATCATTGCAATTGGAAAGAATATACGATGACATTTGGTCAGCTGAAAGTTAGACACGTCGCTCGTTAGGGTGCAAGACATGACTTGATAAAACAGCACCTTAGACTTAATTTTTAGCTTTCTCTTTTTCCACCGAGAAAGctctgaaaaatcaatgacTGAAAATAGGAGGAATCTTCCTCTGTCATCAAAATTTtgagctttttttatttttatttttcccaaGACGCGCATGAAATAGGTCATTTTTCACGCCTGGAATTGGGAGAAAAAATTGATCAcctctaaaattttttttcgagttttattatgtaatattattaatgtatTGCTATTAATGTTATACACTACTCAAAATGTACAATTCCTTTCCTGCTTTCAGCAAAAAAAGGACCGTTTATGCGCTCGTTGAAAAAACTACGATATGGGACATGGGAAAAAAGctatttctatttattttctctccttgttgcacaatgtactattctACAAATCTTTTAAAGACATCGACAGATACCTTTTTCATCGCAATTCACTCCAACGACACAATATTGTAATTCACAACAAAATAACgtcattaaaattaattaacctATTCCAATAAAAAGTACTCCTCAACAACATCGTTCataatcaataattaaaattgtGTAAATACTCATTCCAAAGAGCTAAAATAAAAGCCGTATAATCACGCGTGCATACACTATATACTAACTCTTAGCACACGCATACCGATTGTGCAACAGACAGCTTCTCCGGAAGCATGCAAACGAGCGGCTTCACTGACATCAGCCGTCGAGAAAAAGAGGAACAAGCTGCACGACCGTGGCCGTGATTACACAGATCAATCGCCTTGCACTCTTGGCCTTTCGCGCAGTCAATGACACTCGAAGATGGATTTCGCCAAGGTGAGGGATAATTCTGTATACGTGACGATTTCGACGATGCATAATCGACATTTATCAATTAGCAGAAGCGTCGAGATCTTATCGTTCGACGAAGAGAGATCAGAGAGTCGAGGAAAAGGGAGAATCCATCACACCAAGGATTCGCGAATCATCTTTTTTAAAAGCCTCGGTTGTTGTTGTCGAGGCGAAAGAAAGCTCGTTTCgttatgaaataaattattgtttcACGTGTAATACTCATTGAGACTTCAGTTCCTGGCCctgaaaattatttcttattaaCCGTTTGCGACTCATGAGTTATACGGGCATTAAAACCGATTTTCTTTTAGTGcaatttataaaaagtaatttactGTGCTAACACACGAATCGAATGATTTGTGTGATGTCTACGAATTGTGGATTAGCAGAATGGCAGTTTTTTGCGAATCCAAAGCTGCTTTTCGATTCGGActttctgcttcttctttttgtatTATGACATAAAATCGAATCTCGTGTATACCTAATCGAATAACCAGAGTCGCGTGCATGAATTTGAGAACCAAACAGGCGAAAGAAAATCTTATCTCACATCTGCTTTATCGCGTAATACAACACTACGTGTTGAAGAGCTTCGAGTgtatttctataaatatacGCGATATCTCGATAATGATCGATTATCGCATCCCTAAACATTCCTCTTGGAGGAATCTTGTAGTGATTACACGATAAGTTTTGTAAAcattcatgaaaattatatattacGGAAATTCAAAGGTCTCaagcagttatagcatgagctGCCCGAGCAGCAAGCCCATACATAAGAAGTATAGTCAGTTTTGCTATTTATATCTTCTGAGCACAGATTTTGATTatgagaaaaatgaaaatgaccTATGCGACACCTATCTTCGCTATCCAGAGACTACATCTATGTAGAGCACAAAAGTCGAAGCTATACGAGGGACAGGCTAGTCCAAAACTGCTTAGCAAATCTTTTGCTACCAAagtattgttttattttttgcatgaAAATTTAAGTTTACAAACCACGATTCATAATTTACGTTTCGCGTTCGTCGAGGCAAGAAGCGAGTTTGACATCATTTTAAGAGGAGATAAAAATTACGAGACGAGACGATGTTTTGCGTTACTTCATATTATGCATTGACGGAATCAGCCGTGTCTGTGttgatttgaaatttcaatttctatCAATTCACGTGACTCCGTAAGTCGTCGGTGTACATTCGTTCTCCGCATCTCAAAGTTTTTTCGTCCCGCACAAAGTCATACGTTACGTGTAGATTAGTTCGTAAAATGCGCATTCCACATTTCTTCATACCGCGGATAACTTGACCTCAgcctctttttattttctctgcgttcgaaaaaaaaactactttACATACACCTATCATCGTCAAAGATTTTTATCCTTCCAGCTGAACGACGGATCTAACAAGCTTTCGATGCATTTTCACTCTGTTTTCAATTACGAACTCGTGAGGTTTCAAtcaaattacattttattattcagtTAACAAATACCGTAATAAcacatataataaatattaaaacttgCATATGAAACAAGTGTCCCATGCACACGAATTCTTCTTCATCCATTGACCACTACAAAATCGATTCTTTCCCACATAAAAAACTGTACATAAAACTGGCCTTGTAACTATACAACCGATCAATTGGCTTTCGAGCACACGAGCTCTGCATCTTTATCAAAAAATACTCAAgtatataacaaaataaaaaaagaaattacagATCGCTCCGCCGATCAGAACAAGCGGAAATAAATCAAAAGCGTAGCAACGTCAATAAGACTCGAGGCAATAGTCGCAGATCCAGTACAGGCAGACGATGGCCGACCTCGAGGTTCCGATAATCTCTCGGCAAAGTTTACGAGccctcattctctctctcttatttaTTCGTTATCTCGGTGGCGACGCCTCTTGGCTCCCAGTGCGAAGGAAATGCCTGGTGTTGCGATTGGTGAATATGTAGGGGCTTCTCTCGCTCGGACACAGGAACCTCTCGAAAATCCGCGGTAGTCCCCTTTCCGTCTTGTTGCCTACCGGCTCGAGCATGTTGTTCCAGAGGAGATTGGCACCTGTCgaggtttaaaaaaaacaggTTATTTATGGTAATCAGTTTCCTGGTGTGTGCCTTGATACAGACGCGAATCtgtatcaatttattttttttttttttgtgttgtTTTGAGAGGGGAATTGGGAGaattttctttatattctGAGGGAAATGGGAACAGCGGTGAACGTGTATCGTATAGGAAAATTGAATTGACCCATAACGTGGAGCTCGCCTTATCTTGCGAATTTTGACCTCGATTTGGGGAATTTTATCACCGGCTATAAGAGACCCAGATTCAGTCTAAACTTTGTTTTCTCTGTTATCGTCGTGTTCTTAAGAGATTTCTCAATCCACTGATTAGGCTCAAATCTATCTTCGCACTATTATCCATTTACATTTGTTTTTTGAGAGAAAAGCTCGCTGTTAAACACGGATTATCAGCGGAGCCGTTTGAAACATCTGTACTGAGAGGTTAATAGAGCTGttactaaaaatattcatgtaaCAAATCACGTGAGGTAgaaacaaattaataaaacaaggAAGCCATGCCCTAACGCGACTTCATAGAATTAGAGAAAACTCAAATGAAAATAGTGATATAGCATGAGCGGCTCAAGCAGCAGGCCCAACAAGGCAGTTTCGGCATAGGTGGAACATCCCTATATATGCATTCCGTGCGCAGATACTAATGGAGAAACGAGAAAGTGCCTTTGCGCCACCTATCTGTGCAAGCTGGAGACTAGATGCTAGACCTGAAGCCAGTCCAAAAAGGTTTACTATGGCTTGACTCATTTCACAAGCCAGGCTGATGGATCCTTTTTCTTCCTAGATTAATAAGAGTAGAACTCATATTTTCTTTAGCAACCCATATAAGCAACGTTCAGTTACACGAAGGAGATTTTCTTATCGCTCAATAATTACTCGATAAAAATATAGCTATTTTCGCTTATCGCGTTAtacgcatatacatataaaattgTTGCTGCAACTATAGACCGTCTATAAAAAGAGTTATTATCCCTCCAGAACCGATAAAACTCGATCGCAAGCACACTTTGTTGCCGTTGTTATTCAAACAAACAGATCAACGCAGCGCAAATATCTCTGCAGAACTTTGACTCACCAGCCACCGTTAACTTGGAAATCTAACTTACCGAGTGCGTGGCCTTTTTGACTGAAGTGGAAACAGTCGTGTGTGACCAGACTCGCGTCTATCGGCGGAGCATTTCTGGGGTTTGCATTGGGCGCATTAAACAATTTTGTGAACGGCTGTAGCACCACCGTGAAATCATCCGTAGTGTCGTATCTGGAAAAGTTTTATCATTAATTGTATCATTTGCCATAATTATTAATGAAGGAATCGTTTTTATCGACGGATGGTAAATTACCTTCCGGAGGCAACCAAAGCCTCGGCAGCCTGTTGGTACATGTGGGACATTTTGGACGCTGCGATATCGGGCTGACTTCCTCGATGCATACACGCGCAATAAAGTGGATGCAGGATGCTGCACATTAGACTACGTACTGGCACTCTTAGAGATACTGTAACATCTGTAAAATACAATTATCAAACAACATAAGGCTATTCACATTATACAACGTCTTTTTTCGCTCACAACAATGTAGCTCGTTACCGTCACCCTAATGAACACAAAAAGTGTGCCAGTGAGAAAAAAAGCCGGAAAAAGTTCGTAGGCATTTAAAATGTAAGAACCGTTTGTAAAAACTTTAAAGAAGATTGAATGTAACGAGGTAACGTCGCAACAACTGCAAGCGGCTGTCTATACCTATGCAGAGTTTCGACTAACGAGTAGAAATCCGCATTTGAATAAGCTCGATTTCAAAGTAAgataaaacaaattgaaaatcGGCGGGACCACGAACCTTAGCAGTTACATCACGTTGGTGATATTAGAAAATGTCATGTGTATTCATACCTATGGCTGGAATTAAATTAACTATTGTACGAGGTAAAGACGCCCTCAGGAAGTCCAGAGCTCTTCGTAAATGTAAAGCGTAACGAATCGGCGAAAATTCCTTTGGACTATAGCACTGCGCTGAGCAAATGTCGTTGGCACCAAACAGTATCGTTATCATCTGGAACGACGAAGAAatcgttattaaaaattgcTACTTCTCGCTATATCTGCTACAAATCATACCTTCCAATGATTATCGATATCGATATCAGGATCACTCCTCATCCTCTGCACGAGGATCTTAGCCTGGTGCAGCGCGTCTTCCGTCGCTGCCACCGGGTAAGCAATGTTCAAGCGAGCCTTTCGCGATATGAACTCACCAGTACCCGTAGAGTAACCTGTCAGTCTTGGATTGTACtcctttaaaaaaatcacaaacaTTATTACAATATACTATAGTGTAGACACACATTGAAAATCGCTCAATCATAAATTACCTTGAGGAGATTTGGAACAGTGAGGTACTTCCTCCAATCCTCCTGTCCTCCGATGCACCAGCTGACGCCTCGCGCCTCGATGAATGTTCCGATGGCGAACTCTTCCAAGGCACCGCTACCCGCCACCAAAGAATCGCCCAAACCCGCGATGACGTCGATGTCACCTGGCCTCAATTGATTCACACTTGTCGGCGGAACGGCTGACCTGACGTAAGAACCCACGTCGAGTTTAGGCTGTATTTTATTCCGATTATAGCTGTActggcgcgcgcgattttGTGCCGATTGAGAGAAAACTGATTATCCTTAACGATGCCGATAAAATCGCGATCGTAAATGGCTTTcgtcgcgagtgtgtgtgtgtgtgtgttgcgtCATTTATTTACGcgagaaagtgagagaga
The sequence above is drawn from the Nasonia vitripennis strain AsymCx chromosome 4, Nvit_psr_1.1, whole genome shotgun sequence genome and encodes:
- the LOC100121946 gene encoding phospholipase B1, membrane-associated, yielding MRASFFCLAVISLSLWAGPAGAASFTDMIRSLFQSGKDDLEAEGVFYPKVEYAVRKQRTVAPRVPFPCDLRSGRSAVPPTSVNQLRPGDIDVIAGLGDSLVAGSGALEEFAIGTFIEARGVSWCIGGQEDWRKYLTVPNLLKEYNPRLTGYSTGTGEFISRKARLNIAYPVAATEDALHQAKILVQRMRSDPDIDIDNHWKMITILFGANDICSAQCYSPKEFSPIRYALHLRRALDFLRASLPRTIVNLIPAIDVTVSLRVPVRSLMCSILHPLYCACMHRGSQPDIAASKMSHMYQQAAEALVASGRYDTTDDFTVVLQPFTKLFNAPNANPRNAPPIDASLVTHDCFHFSQKGHALGANLLWNNMLEPVGNKTERGLPRIFERFLCPSERSPYIFTNRNTRHFLRTGSQEASPPR